CGTCGACGACGATCCCGGCGTCGCCCACCGGCGTCGAGGGCTCGTCGTCGTGTGCCGAATGGCGTCCGTCATCAGGCATCGAGCTGCACCTCCCGCTTGTTGCCGAGGAGTCCCTGTGGTCGGAACACCATCATCAGGATGATCGCCAGACCCAGCAGCACGTAGCGGATCGCGCCGACCTGCTGCGCCGAGAGGTCCAGCATCGGGTTGTCGCCGGACGTGGCCTGGCGCAGCAGTGCGTCGGGGATGGCCAGCAGGAACCAGAACAGCATCGCGCCGAGGACCGGTCCGAACACCGTCGCCGCACCACCGAGAATGAGTGCGCCGTAGGCGAAGAAGGTCTGGGCGGTGGAGTAGAAGTCCGGGTTGATCGACTGCGTCGCGAGGGCGTTGAACACGCCCGCGAGGCCGCCGATACAGCCACCGAGGATGAGTGCCTGCATCTTGAAGGAATAGGCGTTCTTGCCGAGCGATCGGGCGGCGTCCTCGTCCTCGCGCACCGCCTTCAGCACGCGACCCCAGGGGGAGTGGACGAGCAGGTAGACCATGAGGCACAGGAGCAGGACGACGGACCAGCCCACCACCATCGACCACAGGTCGCCGCCGAGGAACTTGACCCCGAAGAACGAGTACTGCTTGCCGTTGTCGAACGGGCTGATCGAGAAGAACCCGCTCGCGTAGCCGTAGATCCCGTTGGTGGAGTGGGTGAAATCGTCCGACGACGTCGACCGGAACACCAGGCGGAGGATCTCCGACGCGGCGATGGTGACGATCGCCAGATAGTCCGCTCGCAGACGAAGTGTCGGGATGCCGAGGACCACCGCGAGCATGCCGGCTGCGGCGATACCCACGATGGCGCCGAGCCAGAGCGGCTGGTCGTAGTTGACGGCCATGATGCCCACGCCGTATCCGCCGAGGAGGGCGAAGGCGATCTGGCCGAAGTTGAGCAGCCCGGCATAGCCGAAGTGCAGGTTGAGGCCGATGGCCAGTAGAGCGTAGAAGATCGCCGACGGGCCGATGAGCTGTGCGAAGGCAATCTGTAGCGCTGAGATGATGTCCATGGGTCAGCCGATCCTCGCTCGCGATCCGAGAATGCCCTGGGGCCGGATGGTCAGGATGATGATCAGGATCAACAGGCCGCCGATGTACTTCAGGTCGGGGCTGAGTATGTAGGTCGACAACTGCACCAACAATCCGACGATGAGGCAGCCGAGCAATGCGCCGTAGGCCGTGCCGAGTCCGCCGAGTGTGATGCCCGCGAACATCAGCAGCAGGAGCTTGAATCCCATCTCCCACTGGACGCGGCCGCCGAGTTCGGAGAGCGCGAACATCACGCCGCCGAGTGTCGCCAGGCCACCGGCGAGCGCCCACACGAACAGGATCACGCGGTCGACGTCGATACCGGACGACTCGGCGAGGTCCTTGTTGTCGGCGACGGCGCGCATGGCCTTGCCGATCCTGGTGCGCTGCAACAACAGAGCCACGCCGAGCAGTACGACGATGCAGATGACGATGCAGGCGAGATTCACCGGGGTGATCGCGAACGGACCCGAGCCGATCTGCGTCTGCGCCTGGTAGTCCTTGAACGGTTCGGCCCGGTCGGAGAAGAAGATCAGGATCAGATACCGCATCACCAGGGCGAGGCCGATCGACACGACGAGCATCGCGATCAGCCCCGTTCGTCGTCGTCTCAGCGGTCTCCAGAGACCGAGCTCGTTCAGGATGCCGATGCCGACGCCGACGATGACCGCGAGGATCGTGGCCGGGATCAGTTGCAGCCCGACCTTCACGTTGAACACCCACGCCACCACTGCGCCCAGGGTCACCAGCTCACCGTGAGAGAAGTTGGTCAGTCCGGTCGTCCCGAAGATCAGGCTGAGGCCGACACCGGTGATCGCGATGATGAGACCGAAGCGGATGCCGTCGATGGCCAGACGGGTGAGTTCGGCGACCGCCGAGACCTCCGTGCCGGTCCGAACCTCGCCGAACGAGAAGATGACCGGGCGTGCCGTTCCACCGCTGACGTCGACCGGCAGCTCGGATCTCTGGACCTCGACATCGTCTGGGAGAGAGTCGGTGTCGACGACGACGGTGTACTTCCCGGGCGGGACCATGATGGACCAGGCGCCGGTCGCCGACGACGTTGCCGTCCCGACGACGGTGCCCGACGCGTCCTTGGCCTCGAGCTTCACCCCCTCGACCTTCTCGGTGCCGTTCCGCAGCACACCGAACACCCGGACCTCGTCGGGCGCGGCGTCGGCGGACGGTGTCCCGACGAGCCCGCACAGCATCGACGCGGCGATGAACAGCAGTACGGCCAGCGCGGTGCGCCGCGTCGACACCGACGTGCGACGCCGGGATGGCGGGCGGCGGGACGGTGATCGGGTCTGGCGGGCGGGCCGACACTCGGGGCGATGCGCGTGAATCCGATCGGTGCGGTCGTCGGACACGAGTGCGACCTGCCGGTCAGGCTCTGTCATCGAGGGAGGTACCTCCTTGTGGACCTGTTCGCCAGTGACATCCATCGGCACGTGACCGGGGGCGATCTGTGCGCGGCCGGTCACCCTGCGGGACATTAGCCGCAGCGTCGTCGCCACGTGACGACAACGAGGTTTCCCGGAAGTTACATCTGCTGGGGCGCAGGGCGGCTCCGGTCGACGCGAGGTGGTGCCGGCGTCTCCGGCGGGGCCGTACGCTGGTCGGATGGTGCCGGTGACCATCACACAGACGAAAGACGTCGAACTCGCCAGTGCGTTGCTCGCGCAGGCGTTCGCCGACGACCCGGTGACGGTCTGGATGGATCCGGACACCTCTCGGCACCGCGCGGTGTTCCGGACGCTGCTCGTCCACATCCACGGGAAGGGGTCGACGATCGACCTCGCGATGCGCGACGGGCAGCCGGTCGGTGCGGCCGCCTGGGATCCGCCCGGGCACAAGATCTCGACGCGGGCCCAGCTCGTGTCGTCCTGGGAGTTCCTCCGGACCCTCGGACCGCGGATCGGGCGTGGGATCAAGCTCGAGGCCGAGTTCGCCAAGCACCGGCCGAAGGAACCGCACTGGTACCTGGGGCAGATCGGCGCGCCGGTGAAGGGGGCCGGTGTCGGCACGGCGCTGCTGCAGCACCGGCTCGAGCAGATCGACGGCCCGGCCTACCTCGAGAGCTCCAACGCTCTCAACGTCCCGCTGTACGAGCGGTTCGGTTTCCAGGTCACCGAGGAATTCGAACTGCCTCTCGACGGCCCCAAGGTCTGGGCGATGTACCGGCCGATGTGACGCCCGGCCGCCACCCGGCCGACCGCCCCTTCCGGCCGCCCCAGGCGGGGCGGGTCCGGGTGTCGGGACGGATCACTAGACTCAGCGACTGTGAGTCCAGCGCAGAGTTCCCCGGCAGCTACCCGTACCGGCAGCAAGGGCAAGACCAAGCAACCGGTCCTCATGCTCCTCGACGGGCATTCCCTGGCATACCGGGCGTTCTTCGCGCTTCCGGCCGAGAACTTCAAGACGGCCACCGGGCAGACCACCAACGCGGTGTACGGATTCACCTCGATGCTCATCAACCTGCTGCGCGACGAGGAACCCACGCACATCGCGGCCGCCTTCGACGTCTCGCGGAAGACGTTCCGGTCGGAGATGTTCCCGGAGTACAAGGCGCAGCGCTCCAAGTCGCCCGACGAGTTCAACGGACAGGTCGACCTCACCAAGGAGGTACTCGACGCGCTGGGTGTCACGGTCATGGCGATCGAGGGGTTCGAGGCCGACGACATCATCGCGACTCTCGCGACCCAGGCGCGCGAACAGGGCTTCAAGGTCTTGATCGTCACCGGCGACCGTGACTCGCTGCAGCTGGTCGACCCGTCGACCACCGTGCTCTACCCCCGCAAGGGCGTCTCGGACCTCACCCGCTTCACCCCCGAAGAGGTGGAGAAGAAGTACGGTCTGACCCCCGCCCAGTACCCCGACTACGCGGCTCTGCGCGGCGACCCGAGTG
The sequence above is drawn from the Gordonia rubripertincta genome and encodes:
- a CDS encoding branched-chain amino acid ABC transporter permease, translated to MDIISALQIAFAQLIGPSAIFYALLAIGLNLHFGYAGLLNFGQIAFALLGGYGVGIMAVNYDQPLWLGAIVGIAAAGMLAVVLGIPTLRLRADYLAIVTIAASEILRLVFRSTSSDDFTHSTNGIYGYASGFFSISPFDNGKQYSFFGVKFLGGDLWSMVVGWSVVLLLCLMVYLLVHSPWGRVLKAVREDEDAARSLGKNAYSFKMQALILGGCIGGLAGVFNALATQSINPDFYSTAQTFFAYGALILGGAATVFGPVLGAMLFWFLLAIPDALLRQATSGDNPMLDLSAQQVGAIRYVLLGLAIILMMVFRPQGLLGNKREVQLDA
- a CDS encoding ABC transporter permease subunit; this translates as MTEPDRQVALVSDDRTDRIHAHRPECRPARQTRSPSRRPPSRRRTSVSTRRTALAVLLFIAASMLCGLVGTPSADAAPDEVRVFGVLRNGTEKVEGVKLEAKDASGTVVGTATSSATGAWSIMVPPGKYTVVVDTDSLPDDVEVQRSELPVDVSGGTARPVIFSFGEVRTGTEVSAVAELTRLAIDGIRFGLIIAITGVGLSLIFGTTGLTNFSHGELVTLGAVVAWVFNVKVGLQLIPATILAVIVGVGIGILNELGLWRPLRRRRTGLIAMLVVSIGLALVMRYLILIFFSDRAEPFKDYQAQTQIGSGPFAITPVNLACIVICIVVLLGVALLLQRTRIGKAMRAVADNKDLAESSGIDVDRVILFVWALAGGLATLGGVMFALSELGGRVQWEMGFKLLLLMFAGITLGGLGTAYGALLGCLIVGLLVQLSTYILSPDLKYIGGLLILIIILTIRPQGILGSRARIG
- a CDS encoding GNAT family N-acetyltransferase gives rise to the protein MVPVTITQTKDVELASALLAQAFADDPVTVWMDPDTSRHRAVFRTLLVHIHGKGSTIDLAMRDGQPVGAAAWDPPGHKISTRAQLVSSWEFLRTLGPRIGRGIKLEAEFAKHRPKEPHWYLGQIGAPVKGAGVGTALLQHRLEQIDGPAYLESSNALNVPLYERFGFQVTEEFELPLDGPKVWAMYRPM